The nucleotide sequence GCAGGCGGCTCGGGCCTGCAGCTGGCGCCTCCCTGGGCCTTCGCCGTCTCGCTCGTGGTGGCCTGCGGCGTGGCCTTCGTCTCGGGAGCCATCGGCGCGGCGCGGGCCCGGCGCCTGTCCATGCCCGAGGCCACCATCGGTGTCTTCTACCTGGGCCTGCCCATCCCCATCATCCTCACGCTGATGGAGCGGGTGGGCCCGCTGCAGCTCTCGCTGGGCCACCGGCTGCGCGAGGTGACGTACGTGGCGGGCCTGCTCGGCCGGCCGGAGCTCGGGTACTGGCTGGTGTTCGGGCTGCTGGTGCTGATGCTGGTGCTGGGCATCAACTCCGGCTTCATCGCCGCGGGCAGCGGCAAGCTGGATCTGCGCGCGGGCTTCGAGCTGTTCGTCGCGCGCCGGCACGTGGCGGTGTTCCGCCCCTCGCTGCTGCTGGGGACGATGGCGGTGCTGCTGCTGGGCATCATCCCGCCGCTCATCATCTACGGCATCATCCGCGCGGTGGAGGCGGCGGTGGAGCGCACCCGCATCCGCGAGCTGGGCATGGCCGATCCGATCGCGGCGGCCCACGCGCTCAACAAGCTCAAGCTGCGCCAGCAGTCGCCCACCATGATGATGACGGCGCTCTCGGTGGGCGGCGTGGGCGTGGGCGTGATGGCGCTCATCGTCGTGCTCTCGGTGATGAGCGGCTTCGAGATCGATCTGCAGCAGAAGATCCTCGGCACCTACGCGCACGCGGTGGTGAGCAAGTACGCGGGCGATCTGCCCGAGTACCCCAAGCTGATGGAGCAGATCGGCAAGGTGCGCGGCGTCATCGGCCAGTCTCCGTTCATCGTGAACCAGGTGATGATCGCCTCCGAGGGCAACGTGGACGGCGTCGTCATCAAGGGCATCGACCCGAAGACGGTGGGCGAGGTGACGGAGCTGCCCTCGTACATGCTGCCGGGCGGCTCGCTGGACTTCCTGAACAAGCCGGAGCTCATCCTGCCCAAGCGTGCTCCGGGCGGACCGGGCTCGCCCATGCTGGACGACAAGCCCGCGGGCGGAGCACCCCCGCCTGCTCCGGGCGAGCCCGCCGAGGAGGAGGAAGTCGATCCCATCATCGGCAGGCCGACGAAGCCGGCGCAGGAGCAGGTGCTGCCGGGCATCATCCTCGGGCGTGAGCTGGCCGCCTCGCTGCGCGTGGTGGTGGGCGACCGGGTGAACGTCGTCTCGCCGCTGGGCACCGAGCTGAGTCCGAGCGGGCCCGTCCCGAAGAACGGCGCCTTCCGCGTGGCGGGCGTCTTCTACTCGGGCATGTACGAGTACGACTCCAAGTTCGTCTACATCTCGCTGGCGGAGGCCGCGAGGTTCTTCGATGTGAAGGGGGCCACCGGCATCGAGCTGAAGGTGGCGGACATCGACGACGCGCGGCGCATCGCCTCGGACGTGGTGCGCAAGCTCGGGGGCTACCCGTACCGCGCGCGCGACTGGAGCGAGATGAACAAGAACCTCTTCTCCGCGCTGCGCCTGGAGAAGCTGGTGATGGGCATCATCCTCTCCATCATCATCATCGTGGCCGCGGGCCTCATCGTCGCCACGGTCATCATGCTGGTGCTGGAGAAGCGCAAGGAGATCTCCGTCCTCAAGGCGCTGGGCGTCTCGGACGCGGGCATCGTGAAGATCTTCCTCGCGGAGGGCCTGCAGATCGGCGTGGCCGGCGGCCTGCTGGGGCTCTTGTCCGGCCTGGCCTGGTGCCTCTTCATCGAGAAGGTGGGCATCAAGCTGGACCCCGAGGTGTATTACATCCCCGCGTTGCCGGTGAAGATCGAGCCGGTGCAGACGCTCCTGGCCGTGGTCATCGCGGTGCTCGTCACGTACCTGGCATCCATCTATCCGGCGCTCAAGGCGAGCAGCGTGGAGCCGGTGGAAGGCCTCAAGGCGGAGTAGGCGATGTCATTCCTCTCCATCCGCAACGTCTTCAAGAGCTACTTCCTGCACGGCAAGCGCATCGACGTGCTGCGCGCCGTGTCGCTGGACATCGAGCGCGGCGAGCTGGTGAGCCTGGTGGGCCCCTCCGGCGCGGGCAAGAGCACCTTCCTGCACGTGATTGGCACGCTGGACGCGCCGGCCGCCGGCGAGGTGCTCTTCGAGGGGCGCTCCGTCTTCGCGATGAACGACGCGCAGATCGCCGAGTTCCGCAACCGCACCATCGGCTTCGTCTTCCAGAGCCACTACCTGCTGCCGGAGTTCACCGCGCTGGAGAACGTGGCCATGCCGGCGCTCGTCCAGCGCATGGACCGGTCCAAGACGTACGCCAAGGCCCGCGAGCTGCTGGAGCGGGTGGGGCTGGGCGCCCGCGTGGACCACAGGCCCGGCGAGCTGTCGGGCGGCGAGGCCCAGCGCGTGGCCCTGGCGCGCGCCCTGGTGCTCCAGCCCGCCATCCTGCTGGCCGACGAGCCGACCGGTAACCTGGACCCGGCCACCGGCGAGGGCATCCACCAGCTCCTCCGGGACGTGAACCGGGACCTGGGCATCACCGCCGTGGTGGTCACCCATAACGAGACGCTCGCTCGCTCCATGCCGCGCCGGCTACGCCTTGCAGGCGGGCAGGTGACGGATGCCTGACTTTCTGTCCGCGCTTTTGGATTGAGGGACGCCGAACCTATCCCGTAGATTGCCCCGCCCTTTACAGGCCGATAGCCCCTTGAGGTCTCCCGTTCTGTCGCACAAGACTCTGCTTCCGCTGCTGGCGCTGACGTTGTGGGCGCTCGTTCCGTGCCGCGCGCTGGCGCAGGCACAGACGGGTGCGCCCGCCACGCCTCCCGCGACGGGAGCCCAGGCCCCTGCGCCCACCACTCCTCCCGAGGATGCCCCCGTGGACGAGCCGGCGGCGGACGAGGGCACGCGCGTCATCGAGGTCCGCATCGAGGGCAACCGCCGCGTCGAGGCCGAGGCCGTCCGCCGGGCCCTCGTGACGAAGCAGGGCGCCCTCTACGATCCGCTCCGCTCGGCCGAGGATCTCCGGGCCGTCTGGGGGCTGGGCTATTTCACGGACGTTCAGCTGCTGGTGCAGCAGCTTCCCAAGGGCGTGGCCTACGTGGTCCGCGTGCAGGAGCGGCCCTCCGTGCGCGCGGTGCGCCTGGTTGGCAACGAGGAGCTGAACAACGACGACCTGAAGGAGCAGATCGACGTCAAGGCCGCCACCATCCTGGACATGGACGCCGTGCGCTCCACGGTGAAGAAGATCCAGGAGAAGTACGTGGAGAAGGGCTTCTTCCTGGCGGAGGTGACGCACAAGCTCGAACTGGTCGACAACGGCGCCAACGTGGACGTCATCTTCGTCATCAACGAGCACGCCAAGGTGATGGTGAAGGAGATCACCTTCATCGGGGCGCAGCAGGTGAAGCCCACCGCGCTCAAGGACGTGATGATCACCAAGGAGGGCGGCTACTTCTCCTTCCTCACCGGCGAGGGCACCTACCGCGAGGAGGCCTTCCAGCGCGACCTGCAGGTCATCCAGGGCACCTACTACGATCACGGCTTCATCAACGTCCGGATCGACAAGCCCGTCATCTCCCTGTCGGCGGACAAGCGCTTCATCTTCATCACCATGAAGGTGACGGAGGGCGAGCCGTACGACATCGGCAAGGTGGACTTCGGCGGCGACCTCATCGTCCCCAGGGAGCGCCTGGCGGAGAAGATGACCACCACGCCGAAGGAGCGCTTCAACCGCACCAAGCTCTCCCAGGACATCCTGGCCCTCACGGACGTCTACTACGACGAGGGCTACGCCTACGCGAACATCAACCCCGTCACCTCGGTGAACGCGGACGACAAGACGGTGGACCTGACCTTCGACATCCAGAAGGGCCCGCAGGTCACCATCGAGCGTATCGACGTCATCGGCAACAGCAAGACGCGTGACCGGGTCATCCGCCGCGAATTGCGCGTGTACGAGGGCGAGCTCTACAGCGGCACGGGCGTGCGCCGCAGCCGCGAGCGCGTCACCGCGCTGGGCTTCTTCGAGACGGTGGACATCACCCAGAAGCCGGGCAGCGCGGACGACAGGATCGTCCTCCAGGTGGAGGTGAAGGAGAAGGCCACGGGCACCTTCCAGGTGGGCCTGGGCTTCTCCAACGTGGAGAACTTCATCTTCACGGCCCAGGTGTCCCAGAACAACTTCCTGGGGTGGGGCCAGAGCGTCTCGGCCTCCGCGCAGATCTCCGGCCTGCGCTCGCTCGTCCAGCTCTCGTTCTACGATCCGTACTTCCTGGATACCCAGTACCTGCTGTCTGCGGACTTCTACCGGGTGGACTCGGACTACGACGGCTTCACCCGTAGATCCACCGGCGGCAGCATCTCGCTGGGCTACCAGTTCGTGGACGACGTGCTGGGCACCATCGGCTACACGCGCGAGTACGTGGACGTGGAGGCCAGCTCCTCGCTGGGCGCGGTGCTGCTGGCCAACCAGTTCCTCAGCGGCGTCACCAGCGCCGCGCGCCTGTCGCTGTCCTTCGATCGCCGCGACAACCGCCTCTTCCCCTCGCGCGGGTTCATCCACTACGGCTCGGTGGAGTTCGCTCCGGCGCTGCTGGGTGGCACCTTCCTGTTCACCCGCTACACGGCGTACTCGCGCCTCTACTTCCCCATGCCGCTGGGCTTCGTCTTCAAGACGAACGCCACGGTGGGCTACATCCAGCAGCTCGACGCGGACAACCCGCTGCCCATCTCGGAGCTCTACTACCTGGGCGGCATCAACACCGTGCGCGGCTACTTCCTGCGCAGCATCAGCCCCTCGCTCACGGTGCCGCGCTCGGACAACCCGGACGCCACCGTCACCGAGTTCCGCACCGGCGGCAACAAGCAGCTCATCCTCAACCTCGAGCTGGAGTTCCCCGTCTTCGAGAAGGCCGGCATCCGCGGCGTGCTCTTCTACGACGCCGGAAATGCTTTCGGTGCCAACGAGCGTTTCTTCCAGGACCGGCAGGACAAGGTGCCGCTCGGTCTCTTCCACTCCGTGGGCTTCGGGTTCCGCTGGTTCTCTCCAGTCGGTCCCCTGCGCTTCGAGTGGGGATTCCCGCTGACCCGGCGGCCGGAAGATGAGGCCTACCAGTTCGAGTTCACCATCGGCAACTTCTTCTGATTTCTGATAAGGCGTCCTGCCCGGTGCTCCGGGCGCCCCCCTACCCAGGGGGGTGTTGAAGAACCGCTGGGGACGGACGTCGGAGCCAGTAACACCCCCTTAGGAGCCGTTGACATGTCGCTTCGAAGCACCCTGGCGGCCGTGGCCGCCACCCTGACGCTCGCCCTCCCGCTCGCTGCCTCCGCGCAGAACATGAAGCTGGGCTACGTGGACTACCAGCGGGTCCTCCTCGAGGTGGAAGACGGCAAGTCCGCCAAGACTCGTCTCCAGAAGTGGCTCGATGACCGCCAGAAGGAGATCGACAAGGAGCAGGAGTCGCTTCGCAAGGAGAAGGAGCTCCTGGACAAGCAGGCCAGCGCGATGAGCGAGGACACGCGCATGCAGAAGGCCTCGGAGCTCCAGAAGAAGGTCATCGACCTGACCCAGAAGTGGGACCGCTACCGCGCCGAGGCCGCCAACCGCGAGCGCCAGGAGATGGAGCCCATCATCGGCAAGATCGATCAGGTCATCGAGTCGATTGCCCGCCGCGACGGCTTCACCTTCATCTTCGAGAAGCGTGACTCGGGCCTGGTGTACGCGCAGACGCAGTACGATCTCACCAACGAGGTCATGCGCAGCTACAACGCCCTGCCGAAGAGCGCTCCGGCGCCCAAGGCCGCCCCGGCGCCGAAGGATGCCCCGGTCGCGAAGGACGCGCCGAAGAAGTAGGGGCGCTGACCGCCGTGAACCGCGCGTCCACGCCGCGCCGGCTCGGAGAGCTCGCCACCCACGTCGGGGGCGAGCTGCTCGGAGACTCCGGCCTGCTGATCCATGGCCTCAACGGGCTCGCCGAGGCGGGCCCTGGGGATGTGTCCTTCTACGGCAACACGAAGTACCGCCGTCAGTATGAGACGACCCGAGCCTCCGCCGTCCTGGTGGGCTCGGACGCGCCGCCCCGCGACGGGGTGGCGCTCATCCGGGTGCCCAACCCGCACCTGGCCTTCGCGCGGCTGCTGACGCTCTTCCATGCGCCGGCGCGGCCCGCGGCCGGAGTCAGCTCCCAGGCGTACATCCACCCGCAGGCGCGGGTCCACCCGGAGGCCACGGTGATGGCGGGCGCCACGGTGGAGCAGGGCGCCAGCGTGGGCGCTCGCTCGGTGCTCTACCCGGGGGCCTACGTGGGAGCGGCCGCCAGCATCGGCGAGGACTGCCTGCTGTACCCCAACGTCACGGTGCGCGAGCGCTGCGTGGTGGGCTCGCGCGTCATCCTCCATGCCTCGTGCGTGGTGGGCGCGGACGGCTTCGGCTTCGCGTTCGACGCCGAGGGCGAGGACGGGCCCCAGCACTACAAGATCCCGCAGGCGGGCATCGTCCGCATCGAGGATGATGTGGAGGTGGGCGCCTGCACCTGCATCGATCGGGCGACGCTGGGCGAGACGGTCATCGGCCGTGGGACGAAGATCGACAACCTGGTGCAGATCGCGCACAACGTGAAGGTGGGCCCGCTGTCGCTCATCTGCGCGCAGGCGGGCGTGTCGGGCTCGGCGGAGCTGGGCACGGGGGTGGTGCTGGCGGGGCAGGTGGGGGTGGTGGGCCACATCCGGGTGGGGGATCTCGCGAAGGTGGGAGCCCAGTCCGGAGTGGCGCATGACGTGGAGGACGGGCAGATCGTCTCCGGCAGTCCGGCGATCCCTCACCGCGAGTGGCTGAAGGCCTCGGCGGCGATGGGGCAGCTGGGAGATCTGCTCAAGGAAGTGAGAGCCCTGCGCCGCAGGGTGGAGAGCCTCGAGAAGGAGAAGGGCAAGTGATGGACATTCGAGAGATCCAGCAACTGCTGCCCCACCGCTACCCGTTCCTGCTGGTGGACAAGGTGGTGGAGATCGTCCCCGGCCAGAAGCTGACGGCCTACAAGAACGTCACCATCAACGAGCCCTTCTTCAACGGCCACTTCCCGGGGCACCCGGTGATGCCGGGGGTGCTCATCCTGGAGGCGCTGGCGCAGGCCTCGGCCATCCTCGCCTACAAGAGCGAGAACATGAACCCGGAGAGCAAGGTCACCTACCTGATGGGGGTGGACAACGCGAAGTTCCGCAAGCCGGTGCTCCCGGGGGACAGGCTGCAACTGGGCATCGAGGTGCTGCGCCACAAGGGCGTCATCTGGAAGACCAAGGGCACGGCCACGGTGGACGGAGTGAAGGTGGCCGAGGGCGAGTTCCTGGCCACGGTGGTGGACAAGGACACTCAGGCCGCCGGAGAGCAGGCGCCCTGAGCGGGCGGGACGGAAGGAGAGAAGGCATGGCTCAGGTTCACCCCACGGCGGTGGTTCACCCGGACGCCCAGCTCCACGAGACGGTGGAGGTAGGACCGCTCTCGGTCATCGGGCCCAAGGTGCGGATTGGTGCAGGAACGCGCGTGGGCCCCCACGTCGTCATCGAGGGGCGTACGACGCTGGGCGAGCGCAACCGCGTGTTCCAGTTCTCCTCCCTGGGCGCCGCGCCGCAGGATCTCAAGTACGCGGGCGAGGACACGGAGCTGGTCATCGGCGACGAGAACCAGATCCGCGAGTTCACCACGCTGCACATCGGCACGGCGGGAGGCGGGGGCGTCACCCGGATTGGCAACCGGAACCTGCTGATGGCCAACAGCCACGTGGCCCATGACTGCGTGGTGGGCAACGGCTGCATCCTGGCCAACAGCGCCGCGCTGGGCGGACACGTGGTGGTGGAAGACCACGTCATCTTCTCGGGGCTGACGGCGGTCCACCAGTTCACGCGCATCGGCAAGCACGCCTTCGTGGCGGGCGGGGCCATGGTGGTGATGGACGTGCCCCCGTACTGCATGGCCCAGGGTGACCGGGCGGAGCTGGTGGGGCTGAACATCGTGGGCCTGGAGCGCCACGGCTTCAGCGAGGCGCAGATCGGCCGCATCAAGGAGGCGTACAAGATCCTCTTCCGCTCCAAGCTGCAGATGGCGGAGGCGGTGGCGCGCCTGAAGGCGGAGTTCGGCGGCCAGCCGGAGATCGAGCACCTCCTCGAGTTCATCAGCCAGAGCAAGCGCGGGCTGACGCGGTAGGCCCTCGCGGTGGAGCGGATCGGCCTCATCGCCGGCAACGGCCAGCTGCCCTTCCTCTTCGCCCGCGAGGCGCGCGCCCGGGGGCTGGAGGTCATCGCCGTGGCGCACCGGGGCGAGACGGATCCGGCGCTGGAGGCGGAGGTGGCGGGCTTCACCTGGGTGCGGCTCGGGCAGGTGGACCGCATCGTCCGCACCTTCCAGAAGGCCCACGTGGCGCGCGCGGCCATGGCGGGTGGCATCGGCCGGGTGAAGGCGCTGACGGAGGCTCGGCCGGACCTGGGCGCGGTGCGCATCATCTCGCGGCTGCGCAGCTTCCGGGACGACACGCTGCTGCGCGCCATCGCGGACTACTTCGAGTCCCACGGCGTGACGATCGTCGCGCCCACGGACTATCTCTCCCAGGTGCTCTGCCCGGTGGGGCTGCTGGCGGGGCCGGCGCTGCACCCGGCGCAGGAGAAGGACGTGGCGCTGGGGGTGGAGGTGGCGGCGCTGCTCGGCAAGGCGGACGTGGGGCAGACGGTGGTGGTGCGCAACGGACACGTGCTGGCGCTGGAGGCGGTGGAGGGCACGGACGAGACCATCCGCCGTGGCGGCAAGCTGGGCGGCAAGGGCGCGGTGGTGGTGAAGCGCTGCAAGCCCGGGCAGGACCTGCGCTTCGATCTGCCCGCGGCGGGGCCTCGCACGC is from Hyalangium gracile and encodes:
- a CDS encoding LpxI family protein, with the translated sequence MERIGLIAGNGQLPFLFAREARARGLEVIAVAHRGETDPALEAEVAGFTWVRLGQVDRIVRTFQKAHVARAAMAGGIGRVKALTEARPDLGAVRIISRLRSFRDDTLLRAIADYFESHGVTIVAPTDYLSQVLCPVGLLAGPALHPAQEKDVALGVEVAALLGKADVGQTVVVRNGHVLALEAVEGTDETIRRGGKLGGKGAVVVKRCKPGQDLRFDLPAAGPRTLEVMREVGASVLALEAGRTVLLDAPQLFKAAESENITVVGVS
- the lpxA gene encoding acyl-ACP--UDP-N-acetylglucosamine O-acyltransferase codes for the protein MAQVHPTAVVHPDAQLHETVEVGPLSVIGPKVRIGAGTRVGPHVVIEGRTTLGERNRVFQFSSLGAAPQDLKYAGEDTELVIGDENQIREFTTLHIGTAGGGGVTRIGNRNLLMANSHVAHDCVVGNGCILANSAALGGHVVVEDHVIFSGLTAVHQFTRIGKHAFVAGGAMVVMDVPPYCMAQGDRAELVGLNIVGLERHGFSEAQIGRIKEAYKILFRSKLQMAEAVARLKAEFGGQPEIEHLLEFISQSKRGLTR
- a CDS encoding OmpH family outer membrane protein, which encodes MSLRSTLAAVAATLTLALPLAASAQNMKLGYVDYQRVLLEVEDGKSAKTRLQKWLDDRQKEIDKEQESLRKEKELLDKQASAMSEDTRMQKASELQKKVIDLTQKWDRYRAEAANRERQEMEPIIGKIDQVIESIARRDGFTFIFEKRDSGLVYAQTQYDLTNEVMRSYNALPKSAPAPKAAPAPKDAPVAKDAPKK
- the fabZ gene encoding 3-hydroxyacyl-ACP dehydratase FabZ encodes the protein MDIREIQQLLPHRYPFLLVDKVVEIVPGQKLTAYKNVTINEPFFNGHFPGHPVMPGVLILEALAQASAILAYKSENMNPESKVTYLMGVDNAKFRKPVLPGDRLQLGIEVLRHKGVIWKTKGTATVDGVKVAEGEFLATVVDKDTQAAGEQAP
- a CDS encoding FtsX-like permease family protein, which gives rise to MQSAERQTVYRWGFVWSGAFVAAVGFVLLGVAISRSGAWAEVASSLGLSVMGWGSLLQTLNAALLVPAQLGLEKPLPVSGMQFLVAGVLAWLGGWGLLAFGIQRAPAPTEGPSAAAGATLYPRLAGYRDFYWSTLGAYGGGVLLAELVLILLQTLLSSGVGQSEGGAGGSGLQLAPPWAFAVSLVVACGVAFVSGAIGAARARRLSMPEATIGVFYLGLPIPIILTLMERVGPLQLSLGHRLREVTYVAGLLGRPELGYWLVFGLLVLMLVLGINSGFIAAGSGKLDLRAGFELFVARRHVAVFRPSLLLGTMAVLLLGIIPPLIIYGIIRAVEAAVERTRIRELGMADPIAAAHALNKLKLRQQSPTMMMTALSVGGVGVGVMALIVVLSVMSGFEIDLQQKILGTYAHAVVSKYAGDLPEYPKLMEQIGKVRGVIGQSPFIVNQVMIASEGNVDGVVIKGIDPKTVGEVTELPSYMLPGGSLDFLNKPELILPKRAPGGPGSPMLDDKPAGGAPPPAPGEPAEEEEVDPIIGRPTKPAQEQVLPGIILGRELAASLRVVVGDRVNVVSPLGTELSPSGPVPKNGAFRVAGVFYSGMYEYDSKFVYISLAEAARFFDVKGATGIELKVADIDDARRIASDVVRKLGGYPYRARDWSEMNKNLFSALRLEKLVMGIILSIIIIVAAGLIVATVIMLVLEKRKEISVLKALGVSDAGIVKIFLAEGLQIGVAGGLLGLLSGLAWCLFIEKVGIKLDPEVYYIPALPVKIEPVQTLLAVVIAVLVTYLASIYPALKASSVEPVEGLKAE
- the bamA gene encoding outer membrane protein assembly factor BamA; amino-acid sequence: MRSPVLSHKTLLPLLALTLWALVPCRALAQAQTGAPATPPATGAQAPAPTTPPEDAPVDEPAADEGTRVIEVRIEGNRRVEAEAVRRALVTKQGALYDPLRSAEDLRAVWGLGYFTDVQLLVQQLPKGVAYVVRVQERPSVRAVRLVGNEELNNDDLKEQIDVKAATILDMDAVRSTVKKIQEKYVEKGFFLAEVTHKLELVDNGANVDVIFVINEHAKVMVKEITFIGAQQVKPTALKDVMITKEGGYFSFLTGEGTYREEAFQRDLQVIQGTYYDHGFINVRIDKPVISLSADKRFIFITMKVTEGEPYDIGKVDFGGDLIVPRERLAEKMTTTPKERFNRTKLSQDILALTDVYYDEGYAYANINPVTSVNADDKTVDLTFDIQKGPQVTIERIDVIGNSKTRDRVIRRELRVYEGELYSGTGVRRSRERVTALGFFETVDITQKPGSADDRIVLQVEVKEKATGTFQVGLGFSNVENFIFTAQVSQNNFLGWGQSVSASAQISGLRSLVQLSFYDPYFLDTQYLLSADFYRVDSDYDGFTRRSTGGSISLGYQFVDDVLGTIGYTREYVDVEASSSLGAVLLANQFLSGVTSAARLSLSFDRRDNRLFPSRGFIHYGSVEFAPALLGGTFLFTRYTAYSRLYFPMPLGFVFKTNATVGYIQQLDADNPLPISELYYLGGINTVRGYFLRSISPSLTVPRSDNPDATVTEFRTGGNKQLILNLELEFPVFEKAGIRGVLFYDAGNAFGANERFFQDRQDKVPLGLFHSVGFGFRWFSPVGPLRFEWGFPLTRRPEDEAYQFEFTIGNFF
- the lpxD gene encoding UDP-3-O-(3-hydroxymyristoyl)glucosamine N-acyltransferase, with the protein product MNRASTPRRLGELATHVGGELLGDSGLLIHGLNGLAEAGPGDVSFYGNTKYRRQYETTRASAVLVGSDAPPRDGVALIRVPNPHLAFARLLTLFHAPARPAAGVSSQAYIHPQARVHPEATVMAGATVEQGASVGARSVLYPGAYVGAAASIGEDCLLYPNVTVRERCVVGSRVILHASCVVGADGFGFAFDAEGEDGPQHYKIPQAGIVRIEDDVEVGACTCIDRATLGETVIGRGTKIDNLVQIAHNVKVGPLSLICAQAGVSGSAELGTGVVLAGQVGVVGHIRVGDLAKVGAQSGVAHDVEDGQIVSGSPAIPHREWLKASAAMGQLGDLLKEVRALRRRVESLEKEKGK
- a CDS encoding ABC transporter ATP-binding protein gives rise to the protein MSFLSIRNVFKSYFLHGKRIDVLRAVSLDIERGELVSLVGPSGAGKSTFLHVIGTLDAPAAGEVLFEGRSVFAMNDAQIAEFRNRTIGFVFQSHYLLPEFTALENVAMPALVQRMDRSKTYAKARELLERVGLGARVDHRPGELSGGEAQRVALARALVLQPAILLADEPTGNLDPATGEGIHQLLRDVNRDLGITAVVVTHNETLARSMPRRLRLAGGQVTDA